The sequence GCGAGATCGAGGACGGGCTGCCCGTCTATCAGTTCAACCAGGGCAAGGCGCGCTACTACGGCTTCGAAATCCAGGGTTCGGCCACAGTGGCCAAGATCGGCCCGATGGAGTTCGTCGCCGATGGCCTTGCCGACTATGTCCACGCCGACATCGCCGGGGTCGGCCCCGCCCCGCGAATCCCGCCAATGCGCGTGCAAGGCGGCCTCGCGCTCAATGGCAGCAAGGTGGACTTGCGCGGCGAAGTCGAATGGAGCGCCCGCCAGTCCCGCGTCACCCCGTTCGAAACGCAGACCGCCAGCTTCACGCTGGTCAATGCCGAGATCAACATCCGCCCATGGGGCACACAGCGCCCGCTGTCGTTCGCGCTCTCGGCCAACAACATTTTCGACGTCGACGCACGCCGCCACGCCTCATTCCTCAAGGACTTCGCCCCGCTTGCCGGGCGGGACATCCGCGTGACCGCACGGGCGAGCTTCTGAGTTTGCGAAAAATGGTGGACCCGTCGGGACTCGAACCCGAGACCTACAGATTAAAAGTCCGTTGCTCTACCAACTGAGCTACGGGTCCACGCCGCGCTGATTCACCTTGGAGCCAGTGCGTGGCGCGTCACCTAGGGGGCGGGGCGCGACGGGTCAAGCGGGCGCAGAGATGTTTGAGCGTCAAGCCGGTCAAAGGGTCGCGCCAGCGCGGCGCGATTGCAGCGGCTGGGCGCAAAACGAAGTCGCGCCCTCGGAACTCTGCGTGCGGTACGACCAGCCTGTCATCGGTCCAGCAACCGCCCGACCACAGCACGATGTCGAGATCGAGCGTGCGCGAGCGCCAGCGCTGGCCCTGGCGCTTTCTGCCGAAATGGCTTTCGACGTCCTGCAACAGAGTGAGCATGTCCGGCGGGCCGAGCGCGGCTTCCACCAAAACTGCGCCATTGGCATATTCCCGCAGCGACGGTCCCAGCGGACGGCAGCGCTGAACCGGACTGACCGCCTCGACCGTCAACCCACGATCCGCCAGCTCCGCCACGGCAGCGCGCAATATCGCCGCTGGCCCTCCAAACCGCCCATGGCGCTGGTTCGACCCCAGCGCGATCACATAGCGGTTCACACGTCCTCAGCGAGGCGCGTGTAAAGCTGCGGGCGGCGGTCGCGGAAGAAGCCCATCCCCGCCCGGTGTGTGGCCGCGCGCGTCAGGTCAATCGTGGCGAGCAGCCCGCCGGTTTCGCCCGCGCCGAATTCCGCGATAAAGTCGCCCCACTCGTCAGAGATGAAACTGTGGCCATAAAAGCGCTGGCCATCTTCGCTGCCGATGCGATTGGCGGCGATCACCGGCATGCAGTTCGACACGGCATGGCCAATCATCGCGCGCCGCCACATGCGGCTGGTATCGAGATCGGCGTCATAAGGCTCGGTGCCGATAGCGGTGGGGTAGAACAGCAATTCGGCCCCCATCAGCGCCATCGCGCGCGCGCATTCGGGATACCACTGGTCCCAGCACACGCCCACGCCGATGCGCGTCCCGAACAGGTCCCACACCTTGAAGCCGGTGTTGCCCGGGCGGAAATAGTACTTTTCTTCATAGCCCGGCCCATCGGGAATATGGCTTTTGCGATAGATCCCCATCACTTCGCCGTCCGGCCCGATCATCGCCAGCGTGTTGTAGTAATGATGGCCGTCGCGCTCGAAGAAGCTGGTGGGGATTGCGATGCCCAGCGCCTTGGCGAGCTTCTTCATCTCGCGTACCGAAGGGTCCTGATCGAGCGGATAGGCCAGCGCGAACAGCGCCTCATCCTCCACCTTGCAGAAGTACGGCCCTGCAAAGAGTTCGGGCGGCAGCACGATCTGCGCGCCGCCTTTGGCAGCATCCTCCACCAGCGCGGAGACGGCAGCGATATTCTCGGCCTCGCCCGCGTTGAGGGCAAGCTGAAGGGCGGCGACGGTGATCTGGCTCATCGCCCGGACCTAAGCCGCCG is a genomic window of Novosphingobium sp. MMS21-SN21R containing:
- the folK gene encoding 2-amino-4-hydroxy-6-hydroxymethyldihydropteridine diphosphokinase, giving the protein MNRYVIALGSNQRHGRFGGPAAILRAAVAELADRGLTVEAVSPVQRCRPLGPSLREYANGAVLVEAALGPPDMLTLLQDVESHFGRKRQGQRWRSRTLDLDIVLWSGGCWTDDRLVVPHAEFRGRDFVLRPAAAIAPRWRDPLTGLTLKHLCARLTRRAPPPR
- the aguB gene encoding N-carbamoylputrescine amidase; its protein translation is MSQITVAALQLALNAGEAENIAAVSALVEDAAKGGAQIVLPPELFAGPYFCKVEDEALFALAYPLDQDPSVREMKKLAKALGIAIPTSFFERDGHHYYNTLAMIGPDGEVMGIYRKSHIPDGPGYEEKYYFRPGNTGFKVWDLFGTRIGVGVCWDQWYPECARAMALMGAELLFYPTAIGTEPYDADLDTSRMWRRAMIGHAVSNCMPVIAANRIGSEDGQRFYGHSFISDEWGDFIAEFGAGETGGLLATIDLTRAATHRAGMGFFRDRRPQLYTRLAEDV